The following are encoded together in the Pygocentrus nattereri isolate fPygNat1 chromosome 3, fPygNat1.pri, whole genome shotgun sequence genome:
- the klhl38b gene encoding kelch-like protein 38 isoform X1, which translates to MEGELDNKHPSTIPYKHPPSTLSDCFKDGPFTEVLHYKDKEQVETLPLQLNNLRKKQILTDVVLCSDGKEIPCHRNILASSSPYFFAMFCSNFRESQQARVIMQGVPHDILSSIVDYVYTGNISITMELVLPLMQAAAMLQYGRLFEACSTFLQAQLSPGNCLSMIRLSEILHCASLQEKARELAVRSFSDVVSSEDFCELSLHELVGYLEDDQLCAEEEQVFEILLAWIHHDPFARHGVIHDLFRRVRLRHIHPSYLFQFIANDPLVQSSFLCTEIIESVRRLLFSVGSSCPGDLQLLWATPRRHTCKEALVVVGGRKNNERTSREALLFDEQLQCWQWLAKLPVRLYRASYVCMHSILYVLGGLVMRAGGCSVPSAMVYTLSIKTNQWRMAESMLAPRFAHQSISYLHFIFVLGGVTGDGQISDGVERYNTMFNQWEPMAPMPTAVQHPAVAAHDQRIYVFGGEDAMQNPVRLIQVYHIGRNHWCKMENRTVKNVCAPASVIDGKIYIIGGYTRRMVAYDIKANKFVKCENMKERRMHHSATVVNNKLYVTGGRYLNGHDIIEDSDSFDFYDPETDTWASKGTLPFKLFDHGAVPMVFVSDKPFPT; encoded by the exons ATGGAAGGAGAGCTTGACAACAAACACCCCAGCACGATCCCCTATAAGCATCCACCTTCTACTCTTTCAGATTGCTTCAAAG ATGGACCTTTTACAGAGGTCTTGCACTATAAAGACAAAGAGCAGGTGGAAACACTGCCCTTACAGTTGAACAACTTGAGAAAGAAGCAGATCCTCACAGATGTTGTCCTTTGCTCAGATGGCAAGGAGATCCCCTGCCACCGGAACATTCTGGCATCCAGCAGTCCTTACTTTTTTGCTATGTTCTGCAGCAACTTTCGGGAAAGCCAACAGGCCCGGGTGATCATGCAGGGAGTTCCCCATGACATTTTGAGTAGCATTGTGGACTATGTTTACACAGGGAACATCAGCATCACCATGGAGCTGGTTCTTCCTCTGATGCAAGCTGCTGCTATGCTACAGTATGGAAGGCTTTTTGAGGCCTGCTCAACCTTTCTTCAGGCCCAGCTCAGTCCTGGCAACTGCCTGAGCATGATCCGTCTCTCAGAGAtcctgcactgtgccagcttgCAGGAGAAAGCCCGAGAGTTGGCAGTGAGAAGTTTCTCTGACGTTGTGTCTTCCGAGGACTTCTGCGAGCTCTCCCTGCATGAGCTGGTGGGATACCTGGAGGATGACCAGTTGTGTGCTGAAGAGGAGCAGGTGTTCGAGATCCTCCTAGCCTGGATCCATCATGATCCATTTGCTCGCCATGGTGTCATCCATGATCTCTTCCGACGAGTGAGACTAcgacacatccatccatcctacCTCTTCCAGTTCATCGCAAACGACCCACTGGTGCAGTCCTCCTTCCTGTGTACAGAGATCATTGAATCAGTTCGACGTCTTCTCTTTTCCGTTGGCTCCTCTTGCCCGGGTGATCTGCAGCTACTCTGGGCAACTCCACGGCGCCACACCTGTAAAGAAGCTCTTGTGGTTGTGGGTGGTCGGAAGAACAATGAACGCACATCTCGAGAGGCACTGCTTTTTGATGAACAGTTGCAATGCTGGCAATGGCTAGCTAAGCTCCCTGTACGACTCTACCGTGCCTCCTACGTTTGTATGCATAGCATCCTATATGTTCTGGGAGGCCTGGTCATGAGGGCAGGAGGATGCAGCGTACCTAGTGCCATGGTATACACACTGTCCATCAAAACAAACCAGTGGAGAATGGCTGAGTCCATGCTAGCTCCTCGATTTGCCCATCAGAGTATCTCCTATCTGCATTTCATCTTCGTTCTTGGAGGGGTTACAGGTGATGGACAAATTTCCGATGGGGTAGAGAGGTACAACACCATGTTCAACCAATGGGAGCCCATGGCTCCAATGCCAACTGCAGTCCAGCACCCTGCTGTGGCAGCACATGACCAGAGAATCTATGTGTTTGGAGGGGAAGATGCCATGCAAAACCCAGTAAGACTGATACAG GTATACCACATTGGAAGGAATCACTGGTGCAAAATGGAGAACAGGACGGTGAAGAATGTGTGCGCCCCTGCTTCAGTTATTGATGGCAAAATCTACATCATTGGAG GTTACACAAGAAGAATGGTGGCCTATGACATCAAGGCGAACAAGTTTGTTAAATGTGAGAATATGAAAGAAAGGAGGATGCATCACTCAGCCACTGTCGTCAACAACAAGCTCTATGTCACTGGGGGACGCTACCTTAATGGCCATGACATTATCGAGGATTCAGACAGCTTCGACTTCTATGACCCAGAGACAGACACGTGGGCATCGAAGGGCACTCTTCCATTTAAACTATTTGACCATGGTGCAGTTCCTATGGTGTTTGTTTCCGACAAGCCTTTTCCCACATGA
- the klhl38b gene encoding kelch-like protein 38 isoform X3, with product MCYKLAETSIDGPFTEVLHYKDKEQVETLPLQLNNLRKKQILTDVVLCSDGKEIPCHRNILASSSPYFFAMFCSNFRESQQARVIMQGVPHDILSSIVDYVYTGNISITMELVLPLMQAAAMLQYGRLFEACSTFLQAQLSPGNCLSMIRLSEILHCASLQEKARELAVRSFSDVVSSEDFCELSLHELVGYLEDDQLCAEEEQVFEILLAWIHHDPFARHGVIHDLFRRVRLRHIHPSYLFQFIANDPLVQSSFLCTEIIESVRRLLFSVGSSCPGDLQLLWATPRRHTCKEALVVVGGRKNNERTSREALLFDEQLQCWQWLAKLPVRLYRASYVCMHSILYVLGGLVMRAGGCSVPSAMVYTLSIKTNQWRMAESMLAPRFAHQSISYLHFIFVLGGVTGDGQISDGVERYNTMFNQWEPMAPMPTAVQHPAVAAHDQRIYVFGGEDAMQNPVRLIQVYHIGRNHWCKMENRTVKNVCAPASVIDGKIYIIGGYTRRMVAYDIKANKFVKCENMKERRMHHSATVVNNKLYVTGGRYLNGHDIIEDSDSFDFYDPETDTWASKGTLPFKLFDHGAVPMVFVSDKPFPT from the exons ATGTGCTACAAGTTGGCTGAGACCAG CATAGATGGACCTTTTACAGAGGTCTTGCACTATAAAGACAAAGAGCAGGTGGAAACACTGCCCTTACAGTTGAACAACTTGAGAAAGAAGCAGATCCTCACAGATGTTGTCCTTTGCTCAGATGGCAAGGAGATCCCCTGCCACCGGAACATTCTGGCATCCAGCAGTCCTTACTTTTTTGCTATGTTCTGCAGCAACTTTCGGGAAAGCCAACAGGCCCGGGTGATCATGCAGGGAGTTCCCCATGACATTTTGAGTAGCATTGTGGACTATGTTTACACAGGGAACATCAGCATCACCATGGAGCTGGTTCTTCCTCTGATGCAAGCTGCTGCTATGCTACAGTATGGAAGGCTTTTTGAGGCCTGCTCAACCTTTCTTCAGGCCCAGCTCAGTCCTGGCAACTGCCTGAGCATGATCCGTCTCTCAGAGAtcctgcactgtgccagcttgCAGGAGAAAGCCCGAGAGTTGGCAGTGAGAAGTTTCTCTGACGTTGTGTCTTCCGAGGACTTCTGCGAGCTCTCCCTGCATGAGCTGGTGGGATACCTGGAGGATGACCAGTTGTGTGCTGAAGAGGAGCAGGTGTTCGAGATCCTCCTAGCCTGGATCCATCATGATCCATTTGCTCGCCATGGTGTCATCCATGATCTCTTCCGACGAGTGAGACTAcgacacatccatccatcctacCTCTTCCAGTTCATCGCAAACGACCCACTGGTGCAGTCCTCCTTCCTGTGTACAGAGATCATTGAATCAGTTCGACGTCTTCTCTTTTCCGTTGGCTCCTCTTGCCCGGGTGATCTGCAGCTACTCTGGGCAACTCCACGGCGCCACACCTGTAAAGAAGCTCTTGTGGTTGTGGGTGGTCGGAAGAACAATGAACGCACATCTCGAGAGGCACTGCTTTTTGATGAACAGTTGCAATGCTGGCAATGGCTAGCTAAGCTCCCTGTACGACTCTACCGTGCCTCCTACGTTTGTATGCATAGCATCCTATATGTTCTGGGAGGCCTGGTCATGAGGGCAGGAGGATGCAGCGTACCTAGTGCCATGGTATACACACTGTCCATCAAAACAAACCAGTGGAGAATGGCTGAGTCCATGCTAGCTCCTCGATTTGCCCATCAGAGTATCTCCTATCTGCATTTCATCTTCGTTCTTGGAGGGGTTACAGGTGATGGACAAATTTCCGATGGGGTAGAGAGGTACAACACCATGTTCAACCAATGGGAGCCCATGGCTCCAATGCCAACTGCAGTCCAGCACCCTGCTGTGGCAGCACATGACCAGAGAATCTATGTGTTTGGAGGGGAAGATGCCATGCAAAACCCAGTAAGACTGATACAG GTATACCACATTGGAAGGAATCACTGGTGCAAAATGGAGAACAGGACGGTGAAGAATGTGTGCGCCCCTGCTTCAGTTATTGATGGCAAAATCTACATCATTGGAG GTTACACAAGAAGAATGGTGGCCTATGACATCAAGGCGAACAAGTTTGTTAAATGTGAGAATATGAAAGAAAGGAGGATGCATCACTCAGCCACTGTCGTCAACAACAAGCTCTATGTCACTGGGGGACGCTACCTTAATGGCCATGACATTATCGAGGATTCAGACAGCTTCGACTTCTATGACCCAGAGACAGACACGTGGGCATCGAAGGGCACTCTTCCATTTAAACTATTTGACCATGGTGCAGTTCCTATGGTGTTTGTTTCCGACAAGCCTTTTCCCACATGA
- the klhl38b gene encoding kelch-like protein 38 isoform X4, producing MFCSNFRESQQARVIMQGVPHDILSSIVDYVYTGNISITMELVLPLMQAAAMLQYGRLFEACSTFLQAQLSPGNCLSMIRLSEILHCASLQEKARELAVRSFSDVVSSEDFCELSLHELVGYLEDDQLCAEEEQVFEILLAWIHHDPFARHGVIHDLFRRVRLRHIHPSYLFQFIANDPLVQSSFLCTEIIESVRRLLFSVGSSCPGDLQLLWATPRRHTCKEALVVVGGRKNNERTSREALLFDEQLQCWQWLAKLPVRLYRASYVCMHSILYVLGGLVMRAGGCSVPSAMVYTLSIKTNQWRMAESMLAPRFAHQSISYLHFIFVLGGVTGDGQISDGVERYNTMFNQWEPMAPMPTAVQHPAVAAHDQRIYVFGGEDAMQNPVRLIQVYHIGRNHWCKMENRTVKNVCAPASVIDGKIYIIGGYTRRMVAYDIKANKFVKCENMKERRMHHSATVVNNKLYVTGGRYLNGHDIIEDSDSFDFYDPETDTWASKGTLPFKLFDHGAVPMVFVSDKPFPT from the exons ATGTTCTGCAGCAACTTTCGGGAAAGCCAACAGGCCCGGGTGATCATGCAGGGAGTTCCCCATGACATTTTGAGTAGCATTGTGGACTATGTTTACACAGGGAACATCAGCATCACCATGGAGCTGGTTCTTCCTCTGATGCAAGCTGCTGCTATGCTACAGTATGGAAGGCTTTTTGAGGCCTGCTCAACCTTTCTTCAGGCCCAGCTCAGTCCTGGCAACTGCCTGAGCATGATCCGTCTCTCAGAGAtcctgcactgtgccagcttgCAGGAGAAAGCCCGAGAGTTGGCAGTGAGAAGTTTCTCTGACGTTGTGTCTTCCGAGGACTTCTGCGAGCTCTCCCTGCATGAGCTGGTGGGATACCTGGAGGATGACCAGTTGTGTGCTGAAGAGGAGCAGGTGTTCGAGATCCTCCTAGCCTGGATCCATCATGATCCATTTGCTCGCCATGGTGTCATCCATGATCTCTTCCGACGAGTGAGACTAcgacacatccatccatcctacCTCTTCCAGTTCATCGCAAACGACCCACTGGTGCAGTCCTCCTTCCTGTGTACAGAGATCATTGAATCAGTTCGACGTCTTCTCTTTTCCGTTGGCTCCTCTTGCCCGGGTGATCTGCAGCTACTCTGGGCAACTCCACGGCGCCACACCTGTAAAGAAGCTCTTGTGGTTGTGGGTGGTCGGAAGAACAATGAACGCACATCTCGAGAGGCACTGCTTTTTGATGAACAGTTGCAATGCTGGCAATGGCTAGCTAAGCTCCCTGTACGACTCTACCGTGCCTCCTACGTTTGTATGCATAGCATCCTATATGTTCTGGGAGGCCTGGTCATGAGGGCAGGAGGATGCAGCGTACCTAGTGCCATGGTATACACACTGTCCATCAAAACAAACCAGTGGAGAATGGCTGAGTCCATGCTAGCTCCTCGATTTGCCCATCAGAGTATCTCCTATCTGCATTTCATCTTCGTTCTTGGAGGGGTTACAGGTGATGGACAAATTTCCGATGGGGTAGAGAGGTACAACACCATGTTCAACCAATGGGAGCCCATGGCTCCAATGCCAACTGCAGTCCAGCACCCTGCTGTGGCAGCACATGACCAGAGAATCTATGTGTTTGGAGGGGAAGATGCCATGCAAAACCCAGTAAGACTGATACAG GTATACCACATTGGAAGGAATCACTGGTGCAAAATGGAGAACAGGACGGTGAAGAATGTGTGCGCCCCTGCTTCAGTTATTGATGGCAAAATCTACATCATTGGAG GTTACACAAGAAGAATGGTGGCCTATGACATCAAGGCGAACAAGTTTGTTAAATGTGAGAATATGAAAGAAAGGAGGATGCATCACTCAGCCACTGTCGTCAACAACAAGCTCTATGTCACTGGGGGACGCTACCTTAATGGCCATGACATTATCGAGGATTCAGACAGCTTCGACTTCTATGACCCAGAGACAGACACGTGGGCATCGAAGGGCACTCTTCCATTTAAACTATTTGACCATGGTGCAGTTCCTATGGTGTTTGTTTCCGACAAGCCTTTTCCCACATGA
- the klhl38b gene encoding kelch-like protein 38 isoform X2 translates to MSFADRDADTKKHIGCATSWLRPDGPFTEVLHYKDKEQVETLPLQLNNLRKKQILTDVVLCSDGKEIPCHRNILASSSPYFFAMFCSNFRESQQARVIMQGVPHDILSSIVDYVYTGNISITMELVLPLMQAAAMLQYGRLFEACSTFLQAQLSPGNCLSMIRLSEILHCASLQEKARELAVRSFSDVVSSEDFCELSLHELVGYLEDDQLCAEEEQVFEILLAWIHHDPFARHGVIHDLFRRVRLRHIHPSYLFQFIANDPLVQSSFLCTEIIESVRRLLFSVGSSCPGDLQLLWATPRRHTCKEALVVVGGRKNNERTSREALLFDEQLQCWQWLAKLPVRLYRASYVCMHSILYVLGGLVMRAGGCSVPSAMVYTLSIKTNQWRMAESMLAPRFAHQSISYLHFIFVLGGVTGDGQISDGVERYNTMFNQWEPMAPMPTAVQHPAVAAHDQRIYVFGGEDAMQNPVRLIQVYHIGRNHWCKMENRTVKNVCAPASVIDGKIYIIGGYTRRMVAYDIKANKFVKCENMKERRMHHSATVVNNKLYVTGGRYLNGHDIIEDSDSFDFYDPETDTWASKGTLPFKLFDHGAVPMVFVSDKPFPT, encoded by the exons ATGAGCTTTGCCGATAGAGACGCAGATACAAAAAAACATATAGGATGTGCTACAAGTTGGCTGAGACCAG ATGGACCTTTTACAGAGGTCTTGCACTATAAAGACAAAGAGCAGGTGGAAACACTGCCCTTACAGTTGAACAACTTGAGAAAGAAGCAGATCCTCACAGATGTTGTCCTTTGCTCAGATGGCAAGGAGATCCCCTGCCACCGGAACATTCTGGCATCCAGCAGTCCTTACTTTTTTGCTATGTTCTGCAGCAACTTTCGGGAAAGCCAACAGGCCCGGGTGATCATGCAGGGAGTTCCCCATGACATTTTGAGTAGCATTGTGGACTATGTTTACACAGGGAACATCAGCATCACCATGGAGCTGGTTCTTCCTCTGATGCAAGCTGCTGCTATGCTACAGTATGGAAGGCTTTTTGAGGCCTGCTCAACCTTTCTTCAGGCCCAGCTCAGTCCTGGCAACTGCCTGAGCATGATCCGTCTCTCAGAGAtcctgcactgtgccagcttgCAGGAGAAAGCCCGAGAGTTGGCAGTGAGAAGTTTCTCTGACGTTGTGTCTTCCGAGGACTTCTGCGAGCTCTCCCTGCATGAGCTGGTGGGATACCTGGAGGATGACCAGTTGTGTGCTGAAGAGGAGCAGGTGTTCGAGATCCTCCTAGCCTGGATCCATCATGATCCATTTGCTCGCCATGGTGTCATCCATGATCTCTTCCGACGAGTGAGACTAcgacacatccatccatcctacCTCTTCCAGTTCATCGCAAACGACCCACTGGTGCAGTCCTCCTTCCTGTGTACAGAGATCATTGAATCAGTTCGACGTCTTCTCTTTTCCGTTGGCTCCTCTTGCCCGGGTGATCTGCAGCTACTCTGGGCAACTCCACGGCGCCACACCTGTAAAGAAGCTCTTGTGGTTGTGGGTGGTCGGAAGAACAATGAACGCACATCTCGAGAGGCACTGCTTTTTGATGAACAGTTGCAATGCTGGCAATGGCTAGCTAAGCTCCCTGTACGACTCTACCGTGCCTCCTACGTTTGTATGCATAGCATCCTATATGTTCTGGGAGGCCTGGTCATGAGGGCAGGAGGATGCAGCGTACCTAGTGCCATGGTATACACACTGTCCATCAAAACAAACCAGTGGAGAATGGCTGAGTCCATGCTAGCTCCTCGATTTGCCCATCAGAGTATCTCCTATCTGCATTTCATCTTCGTTCTTGGAGGGGTTACAGGTGATGGACAAATTTCCGATGGGGTAGAGAGGTACAACACCATGTTCAACCAATGGGAGCCCATGGCTCCAATGCCAACTGCAGTCCAGCACCCTGCTGTGGCAGCACATGACCAGAGAATCTATGTGTTTGGAGGGGAAGATGCCATGCAAAACCCAGTAAGACTGATACAG GTATACCACATTGGAAGGAATCACTGGTGCAAAATGGAGAACAGGACGGTGAAGAATGTGTGCGCCCCTGCTTCAGTTATTGATGGCAAAATCTACATCATTGGAG GTTACACAAGAAGAATGGTGGCCTATGACATCAAGGCGAACAAGTTTGTTAAATGTGAGAATATGAAAGAAAGGAGGATGCATCACTCAGCCACTGTCGTCAACAACAAGCTCTATGTCACTGGGGGACGCTACCTTAATGGCCATGACATTATCGAGGATTCAGACAGCTTCGACTTCTATGACCCAGAGACAGACACGTGGGCATCGAAGGGCACTCTTCCATTTAAACTATTTGACCATGGTGCAGTTCCTATGGTGTTTGTTTCCGACAAGCCTTTTCCCACATGA
- the klhl38b gene encoding kelch-like protein 38 isoform X5, with product MEGELDNKHPSTIPYKHPPSTLSDCFKDGPFTEVLHYKDKEQVETLPLQLNNLRKKQILTDVVLCSDGKEIPCHRNILASSSPYFFAMFCSNFRESQQARVIMQGVPHDILSSIVDYVYTGNISITMELVLPLMQAAAMLQYGRLFEACSTFLQAQLSPGNCLSMIRLSEILHCASLQEKARELAVRSFSDVVSSEDFCELSLHELVGYLEDDQLCAEEEQVFEILLAWIHHDPFARHGVIHDLFRRVRLRHIHPSYLFQFIANDPLVQSSFLCTEIIESVRRLLFSVGSSCPGDLQLLWATPRRHTCKEALVVVGGRKNNERTSREALLFDEQLQCWQWLAKLPVRLYRASYVCMHSILYVLGGLVMRAGGCSVPSAMVYTLSIKTNQWRMAESMLAPRFAHQSISYLHFIFVLGGVTGDGQISDGVERYNTMFNQWEPMAPMPTAVQHPAVAAHDQRIYVFGGEDAMQNPVRLIQVYHIGRNHWCKMENRTVKNVCAPASVIDGKIYIIGV from the exons ATGGAAGGAGAGCTTGACAACAAACACCCCAGCACGATCCCCTATAAGCATCCACCTTCTACTCTTTCAGATTGCTTCAAAG ATGGACCTTTTACAGAGGTCTTGCACTATAAAGACAAAGAGCAGGTGGAAACACTGCCCTTACAGTTGAACAACTTGAGAAAGAAGCAGATCCTCACAGATGTTGTCCTTTGCTCAGATGGCAAGGAGATCCCCTGCCACCGGAACATTCTGGCATCCAGCAGTCCTTACTTTTTTGCTATGTTCTGCAGCAACTTTCGGGAAAGCCAACAGGCCCGGGTGATCATGCAGGGAGTTCCCCATGACATTTTGAGTAGCATTGTGGACTATGTTTACACAGGGAACATCAGCATCACCATGGAGCTGGTTCTTCCTCTGATGCAAGCTGCTGCTATGCTACAGTATGGAAGGCTTTTTGAGGCCTGCTCAACCTTTCTTCAGGCCCAGCTCAGTCCTGGCAACTGCCTGAGCATGATCCGTCTCTCAGAGAtcctgcactgtgccagcttgCAGGAGAAAGCCCGAGAGTTGGCAGTGAGAAGTTTCTCTGACGTTGTGTCTTCCGAGGACTTCTGCGAGCTCTCCCTGCATGAGCTGGTGGGATACCTGGAGGATGACCAGTTGTGTGCTGAAGAGGAGCAGGTGTTCGAGATCCTCCTAGCCTGGATCCATCATGATCCATTTGCTCGCCATGGTGTCATCCATGATCTCTTCCGACGAGTGAGACTAcgacacatccatccatcctacCTCTTCCAGTTCATCGCAAACGACCCACTGGTGCAGTCCTCCTTCCTGTGTACAGAGATCATTGAATCAGTTCGACGTCTTCTCTTTTCCGTTGGCTCCTCTTGCCCGGGTGATCTGCAGCTACTCTGGGCAACTCCACGGCGCCACACCTGTAAAGAAGCTCTTGTGGTTGTGGGTGGTCGGAAGAACAATGAACGCACATCTCGAGAGGCACTGCTTTTTGATGAACAGTTGCAATGCTGGCAATGGCTAGCTAAGCTCCCTGTACGACTCTACCGTGCCTCCTACGTTTGTATGCATAGCATCCTATATGTTCTGGGAGGCCTGGTCATGAGGGCAGGAGGATGCAGCGTACCTAGTGCCATGGTATACACACTGTCCATCAAAACAAACCAGTGGAGAATGGCTGAGTCCATGCTAGCTCCTCGATTTGCCCATCAGAGTATCTCCTATCTGCATTTCATCTTCGTTCTTGGAGGGGTTACAGGTGATGGACAAATTTCCGATGGGGTAGAGAGGTACAACACCATGTTCAACCAATGGGAGCCCATGGCTCCAATGCCAACTGCAGTCCAGCACCCTGCTGTGGCAGCACATGACCAGAGAATCTATGTGTTTGGAGGGGAAGATGCCATGCAAAACCCAGTAAGACTGATACAG GTATACCACATTGGAAGGAATCACTGGTGCAAAATGGAGAACAGGACGGTGAAGAATGTGTGCGCCCCTGCTTCAGTTATTGATGGCAAAATCTACATCATTGGAG TCTAG